A stretch of Thermotoga sp. SG1 DNA encodes these proteins:
- a CDS encoding carbohydrate ABC transporter permease, whose protein sequence is MLRSLVRTRFVFVLPGLIFLIIFVAIPVASVFVMGFFKWNLLSPPRFVGLENFKMLLRDKWFWNSVWVSIKLLLLAIPMQFFVSLALALCLYKENTSSKILRAFFYWPYMMPAVAGTTMWKWLLSYDIGLLNHILRTIGLSPVPWLIKPFPALFSIALLRTWGMTGLLMVMFITGLQNVPQDYIEAAMIDGANRWQRFWYVVFPTMSNTNLLVLMTAIAHTLRSFAGVYVLTTGGPGYATTIIPLYIYQTAFTQFRIGYSYAASIVYFFIAFAVAMITLKFRESRS, encoded by the coding sequence ATGCTTCGAAGTCTTGTTAGAACAAGATTTGTGTTCGTGTTGCCAGGATTGATATTTCTTATAATATTTGTCGCTATACCTGTTGCCAGTGTTTTTGTGATGGGCTTTTTCAAATGGAATCTTTTGAGCCCTCCCAGATTTGTTGGACTGGAAAATTTCAAAATGCTTCTTCGTGACAAGTGGTTCTGGAATTCTGTATGGGTTTCTATAAAACTTCTTCTCCTCGCAATTCCTATGCAATTCTTCGTATCACTTGCTCTTGCTCTGTGCTTGTACAAAGAAAATACTTCTTCAAAAATACTCCGTGCCTTCTTCTATTGGCCATACATGATGCCCGCTGTAGCTGGAACAACCATGTGGAAGTGGCTTTTATCCTACGACATAGGATTGCTGAATCATATTCTGAGAACAATAGGTCTTTCGCCCGTGCCTTGGTTGATAAAACCTTTCCCTGCTCTGTTTTCAATTGCTTTGCTGCGAACCTGGGGTATGACAGGACTCTTGATGGTTATGTTCATCACTGGCCTTCAAAACGTTCCCCAAGATTATATTGAAGCCGCTATGATAGACGGTGCAAACAGATGGCAGAGATTCTGGTACGTAGTATTTCCTACCATGAGCAATACAAATCTTTTAGTCCTCATGACAGCAATTGCTCATACACTCAGAAGTTTTGCGGGGGTGTATGTACTCACCACAGGAGGGCCCGGATACGCCACAACCATAATACCCCTTTACATATATCAGACTGCATTTACGCAATTCAGGATAGGGTATTCTTATGCTGCTTCCATAGTGTATTTCTTCATTGCGTTCGCTGTAGCGATGATAACCCTCAAATTTAGAGAATCAAGATCATAA
- a CDS encoding ABC transporter substrate-binding protein has protein sequence MRKFAVVFLIALLLVPALVSAVKLTIYCGGGTERKGLEALIAEYKKLNPDVDFELIDISYSAYMQKISLAVMSGDVPDLMTITYPFAPDLRKYLIDLDPYIEKYLGITPKEFEDALYDVVKPYIKDENGKIKYVPLHFTVQGLWVNVDYFEKAGIPFPPFGGRKEPWTWEEFVDVLRKVKEANNLPYAMSIQYSAERIANYLAIRGAKVLDEDLNLVLDKDPKAIKALEDFVNLFKENLFVPAEWISGQSADNDFYGGVTAVYWAGSWETADALEAAESGGKRFEPAYLPKDEYCFGVEGGRFFGVFKTGDKKKEEEAAKFALWAGWKGEGYDIYLKTTLHLSAYKGHKVDYGIPIMDHVQKVFGYLAANAPEWIVTVRANPVWSKIYDPLRKQISLVIAGQQDLQTALKNIRAEYERIIEELGIKK, from the coding sequence ATGCGGAAGTTTGCAGTTGTTTTCCTGATCGCTCTTCTCTTAGTACCTGCACTGGTCAGTGCTGTGAAACTCACAATCTATTGTGGTGGAGGAACAGAAAGAAAAGGGTTAGAAGCACTTATCGCCGAGTACAAAAAACTGAATCCCGATGTTGATTTTGAACTCATCGATATCTCTTACTCAGCTTACATGCAAAAGATATCACTCGCTGTCATGAGTGGTGATGTACCTGACCTGATGACCATCACCTATCCATTTGCACCTGATCTCAGAAAGTACCTCATCGATCTGGATCCCTACATTGAGAAGTATCTTGGTATCACACCAAAAGAGTTCGAAGATGCCCTCTACGATGTTGTGAAGCCTTACATCAAAGATGAAAACGGTAAAATCAAGTACGTTCCTCTACATTTCACAGTACAGGGGCTTTGGGTAAACGTTGACTACTTCGAAAAAGCAGGAATACCATTTCCACCGTTCGGCGGTAGAAAAGAACCATGGACATGGGAAGAATTCGTTGATGTTCTGAGGAAGGTGAAAGAAGCGAACAACCTGCCTTACGCTATGTCCATTCAGTACTCAGCAGAAAGAATAGCCAACTACCTGGCAATAAGAGGTGCTAAGGTTCTGGATGAGGATTTGAATCTTGTTCTCGACAAGGATCCCAAAGCTATCAAAGCCCTCGAAGATTTTGTAAATCTCTTCAAAGAAAACCTTTTTGTACCCGCTGAATGGATCAGTGGTCAATCAGCTGACAACGATTTCTACGGAGGGGTCACGGCTGTTTACTGGGCTGGTAGCTGGGAGACAGCTGATGCGCTTGAAGCTGCGGAGAGTGGAGGCAAAAGATTCGAACCTGCGTACCTTCCAAAGGATGAGTATTGTTTCGGAGTTGAGGGTGGAAGATTCTTCGGTGTCTTCAAGACAGGAGATAAGAAGAAGGAAGAAGAAGCAGCAAAATTCGCTCTCTGGGCTGGCTGGAAGGGTGAAGGATACGACATCTATCTGAAGACAACTTTACATCTCTCCGCTTACAAAGGTCACAAAGTAGACTACGGTATACCAATAATGGACCATGTCCAGAAAGTATTTGGATACCTAGCTGCAAACGCTCCTGAGTGGATCGTAACAGTCAGGGCTAATCCTGTTTGGAGCAAGATCTATGATCCTCTGAGGAAACAGATATCCCTGGTAATAGCTGGTCAGCAGGATCTTCAGACAGCTCTGAAGAACATTAGAGCAGAATACGAAAGAATAATCGAAGAGCTGGGTATTAAAAAGTAA
- the pelA gene encoding pectate trisaccharide-lyase: MSMRIVRFVSLVMLLVAAVALFGSVKASLSDKPVGFASVPTPDLPEGTTGGFGGEIVFVKTAEELEKYATSEGKYVIVIDGAIVFEPKREIKVLSDKTIVGINDAKIIGGGLVIKNAHNVIIRNIHFEGFYMEDDPRGKKYDFDYINVENSHHVWIDHCTFVNGNDGAIDIKKFSNYITVSWNKFVDHDKVSLVGSSDKEDPEQAGQAYKVTYHHNYFKNCIQRMPRIRFGMAHVFNNFYSMGLRTGVSGNVFPIYGVASAMGAKVHVEGNYFMGYGAVMAEAGIAFLPTRIMGPVEGYLTLGEGDAKNEYYYCKEPEVRPVEEGKPAFDPHEYYDYTLDPVSEVPKIVVEGSGAGKLVFEDLMSSK; this comes from the coding sequence ATGTCCATGAGGATCGTTCGGTTTGTTTCACTGGTGATGCTTCTTGTTGCTGCGGTAGCACTTTTTGGATCTGTAAAAGCTTCTCTCAGTGACAAACCGGTGGGATTTGCATCTGTTCCGACACCAGATTTGCCGGAGGGTACCACGGGAGGATTTGGTGGCGAGATCGTTTTTGTTAAAACGGCGGAAGAACTTGAGAAATACGCAACATCAGAAGGAAAATATGTCATAGTCATTGATGGAGCGATCGTTTTTGAACCAAAGAGGGAGATCAAAGTTCTTTCAGATAAGACAATCGTTGGTATAAACGACGCAAAAATAATAGGAGGAGGGCTGGTTATAAAAAATGCACATAATGTAATCATAAGAAACATTCATTTCGAAGGATTTTACATGGAAGACGATCCACGGGGTAAAAAGTACGATTTTGATTACATCAACGTAGAAAATTCTCATCACGTCTGGATCGATCACTGTACTTTTGTGAATGGAAACGATGGAGCCATAGATATCAAGAAGTTTTCAAATTACATAACAGTTTCCTGGAACAAATTCGTGGATCACGACAAGGTATCACTCGTTGGCTCTTCCGACAAGGAAGACCCAGAACAGGCCGGTCAGGCCTATAAGGTCACCTATCACCACAACTACTTCAAAAACTGCATTCAGAGAATGCCGAGAATCAGATTTGGAATGGCGCACGTGTTCAACAACTTCTACAGTATGGGATTGAGAACGGGTGTTTCTGGAAACGTCTTTCCCATTTACGGCGTGGCTTCAGCAATGGGAGCGAAGGTTCATGTTGAAGGAAACTACTTCATGGGATATGGTGCTGTCATGGCAGAAGCCGGTATTGCGTTCCTTCCCACCAGAATCATGGGGCCTGTGGAAGGTTATCTGACACTGGGTGAGGGCGACGCGAAGAATGAATATTATTACTGCAAAGAACCTGAAGTCCGCCCAGTTGAGGAAGGGAAGCCTGCTTTTGATCCGCACGAATACTACGATTACACACTTGATCCGGTCAGTGAAGTTCCAAAGATAGTAGTGGAAGGATCAGGAGCAGGGAAACTGGTGTTTGAAGATCTCATGTCTTCTAAATGA
- a CDS encoding carbohydrate ABC transporter permease has product MIASIIKWIFIVFMLVVFMLPVFYAVVSSFKPLGEIYNYPPTIFPKNPSLEGYINVVEDYDLLTYLRNTLFVATVATVITVLVCVMTGYGLAKGTFWGNRPVNRLFTMTMFVSAQVIMVPLFVVIRSLGLINSLWGLIIPAVYTPTGMFMAVQYMKDIPDELLESAKIDGANEWQIFWRIVFPLSKPLVAALSIFSFTWRWNDFVLPLLVVNKRSLYTLQLALATIQEEYGGAEWNTILAFSTLTIIPTLIIFLLFQRLFMRGIMTGGLKY; this is encoded by the coding sequence ATGATTGCAAGTATTATAAAATGGATTTTCATAGTATTCATGCTAGTAGTATTCATGCTTCCAGTATTCTACGCTGTTGTTTCATCCTTCAAGCCGTTGGGAGAGATTTATAACTATCCACCCACCATTTTTCCTAAGAATCCTTCCCTCGAAGGTTACATTAACGTTGTGGAAGATTACGATCTCCTGACGTATTTGAGAAATACCCTGTTTGTTGCCACTGTAGCAACAGTTATTACTGTCCTCGTGTGTGTAATGACCGGATACGGCCTTGCAAAGGGAACTTTCTGGGGTAACAGACCTGTGAATCGTCTCTTCACAATGACCATGTTTGTAAGTGCTCAGGTGATAATGGTTCCTCTGTTCGTTGTGATCAGGAGCTTGGGTTTGATAAACAGTCTCTGGGGGTTGATCATTCCTGCCGTTTACACTCCAACTGGTATGTTCATGGCTGTCCAGTATATGAAAGACATACCCGACGAACTTTTGGAAAGTGCAAAGATAGATGGTGCTAACGAGTGGCAGATCTTCTGGAGGATCGTCTTTCCACTTTCAAAGCCTTTGGTGGCTGCTCTTTCCATTTTCTCTTTCACGTGGAGATGGAATGATTTTGTTCTGCCACTTCTAGTTGTTAACAAAAGAAGTTTGTACACCTTACAGCTGGCACTTGCTACGATACAGGAAGAATATGGGGGAGCAGAATGGAACACCATCCTTGCCTTCTCTACTTTGACCATTATCCCAACCTTGATTATCTTCCTCCTCTTCCAAAGACTTTTCATGAGAGGAATAATGACAGGTGGTTTGAAGTACTGA
- a CDS encoding zinc-binding dehydrogenase has translation MNLKAHAMVLERFNHPLVYREFEITEIPPGSVFVEILSAGVCGSDVHMFHGEDPRIPLPIILGHEGAGRVVEVNGEKKDLNGESIKPGDLIVWNRGITCGECFWCKVSKEPYLCPNRKVYGINMGSSEYPHLRGCYSSHIVLDPKTDILKVSEKDDLDVLAMAMCSGATAYHAFDEYPENFAGKTVVIQGAGPLGLFAVVIARSFGAEKVVVIAGSPNRLRIAEEIGADITLNRRETTVEERRKIVMDITHGRGADFVLEATGDSRALLEGAELLRRGGYYAVAGVAVPQDPVPLKVYEWLVLKNATFKGVWVSDTSHFMKTVSIASRNYNLLSKLITHKLPLKEANRALELMESREALKVILYPEG, from the coding sequence ATGAATTTGAAGGCACACGCCATGGTGCTGGAACGTTTCAACCATCCCCTTGTTTACAGAGAATTCGAGATAACTGAGATTCCACCTGGATCTGTCTTCGTTGAAATCCTCTCTGCCGGTGTATGTGGCTCGGATGTTCACATGTTCCACGGAGAAGATCCCAGAATTCCCCTTCCTATCATACTGGGACACGAAGGTGCAGGAAGAGTTGTTGAGGTGAACGGTGAAAAGAAAGACCTCAACGGAGAGTCGATAAAACCTGGTGATCTGATCGTATGGAACAGAGGAATCACCTGTGGAGAGTGTTTCTGGTGTAAAGTGTCAAAAGAGCCCTACCTGTGTCCAAACAGGAAGGTTTACGGAATAAACATGGGAAGCTCTGAGTATCCTCACCTCAGAGGGTGTTACAGCTCTCACATAGTACTCGATCCAAAGACGGATATTTTGAAGGTATCAGAAAAAGATGACCTCGATGTTTTAGCTATGGCTATGTGTTCTGGTGCAACAGCGTACCATGCTTTCGATGAATATCCAGAAAACTTTGCTGGGAAGACAGTGGTGATACAGGGTGCAGGACCTCTAGGATTGTTCGCCGTTGTCATAGCACGATCTTTTGGGGCAGAGAAAGTGGTGGTGATCGCCGGATCGCCGAACAGATTGAGAATTGCAGAAGAGATCGGAGCAGACATCACGCTGAACAGAAGAGAAACAACTGTTGAAGAGAGAAGAAAAATCGTCATGGACATCACACATGGAAGAGGAGCAGATTTTGTTCTGGAGGCAACAGGAGACAGCAGAGCCCTTTTGGAAGGAGCGGAACTTTTGAGAAGAGGGGGATACTACGCCGTGGCAGGTGTTGCCGTTCCGCAGGATCCTGTGCCACTGAAGGTTTACGAATGGCTTGTTTTAAAAAATGCAACGTTCAAGGGTGTGTGGGTGAGTGACACATCTCACTTTATGAAGACAGTATCGATCGCTTCCAGAAACTACAACCTTCTTTCTAAGCTCATCACTCACAAACTTCCTCTGAAAGAGGCAAACAGAGCATTGGAACTCATG
- a CDS encoding ABC transporter substrate-binding protein translates to MPNVFESMIVSPDGRSFTFKIREGLKWSDGVPVTTEDVRFWYEDILLNEEITPSISADLRSGGEVFKLEIVDDYTFRMIFKEPNMVLPWRITKSWVAGTSFVVPSHYIKQFHPKYVGKEKAQQIAKENGFDNWWQFVQARCLNSDSWLRNPDLPVLFPWKLSRRTTDTMLVLERNPYYFKIDPEGNQLPYIDEIVHYLVQNSQMLVFKAITGEVDMQGRNLSVADLQLLLANQEKGGYRVIFEKQGIGSDVTLWFNQNYEEDEILASILRDVRFRQAISLAINREEIWQLVYHGLGEPRQASLIKGVKYYDPEWEKAFAEYDPERANKLLDELEKKLEI, encoded by the coding sequence GTGCCGAATGTCTTTGAAAGTATGATAGTGTCACCAGATGGAAGGTCCTTTACTTTCAAAATTAGAGAAGGGTTGAAGTGGTCTGATGGAGTTCCTGTCACAACAGAAGATGTCAGATTCTGGTACGAAGACATACTTTTGAACGAGGAAATAACACCATCTATATCTGCCGATTTGAGATCTGGGGGAGAGGTTTTCAAACTGGAGATAGTGGACGACTATACTTTCAGAATGATCTTCAAAGAACCAAATATGGTACTGCCCTGGAGGATAACTAAATCCTGGGTGGCCGGAACGAGTTTCGTCGTTCCTTCTCACTATATCAAGCAGTTTCATCCAAAGTATGTAGGAAAAGAAAAGGCCCAGCAGATAGCAAAAGAAAACGGTTTTGATAACTGGTGGCAGTTTGTTCAGGCAAGATGTCTGAACAGTGATTCTTGGTTGAGGAACCCTGATCTTCCGGTTCTTTTCCCATGGAAGCTGTCCAGAAGAACCACAGACACTATGCTAGTTCTTGAGAGAAATCCGTACTACTTCAAAATCGATCCAGAAGGTAATCAGCTCCCCTACATCGATGAAATAGTTCACTACCTCGTTCAGAACTCTCAAATGCTTGTCTTCAAAGCGATAACCGGAGAGGTAGATATGCAGGGCAGGAATCTATCTGTAGCGGATCTTCAACTGTTGCTAGCTAATCAGGAAAAAGGAGGATACAGAGTCATTTTCGAAAAACAAGGTATAGGAAGTGATGTCACTCTCTGGTTCAACCAGAATTACGAAGAGGATGAAATACTTGCGTCTATTCTCAGGGACGTGCGATTCAGGCAGGCTATTTCTCTTGCGATCAACAGGGAAGAAATATGGCAGCTTGTGTACCACGGACTTGGAGAACCGCGTCAGGCATCTCTAATCAAAGGAGTGAAATACTACGATCCTGAATGGGAAAAAGCATTCGCAGAGTACGACCCTGAAAGAGCCAATAAACTCCTCGATGAATTAGAGAAAAAATTAGAAATATGA
- a CDS encoding methyl-accepting chemotaxis protein yields the protein MSLKAKVLFLIVVVILGFLISFSLIYKDVSRSIINSVRVNVENQTSALAKFVSEKLNNVSNVTRSAAVYLGSQFFEAFMITNQLKSTVEKEKSTFSFAFSALSFNKSAALTDGNLVNRENFSKYEKYIKAVEGKDIVLIPETFQGTPVLVVVVPIETMNTRTGIVGFGVNLSENSDLWRTIVEEGKASKSGYGILVLGDGKVLIHKDMGNFMKDVKELGEFEKAFNEAKSGGERYVEYEYDGEKKYTVWAKVPGYDFYIFSTGYLSELLSEGRKATFGTIVTYVVFGGVIFGVLFISMMPIVKRMKQQVERVKRFGEGDLTVEFEAKGKDELTQVEESLEEAAASLKEMITNIIEASKQLSEASEEIKTLSEESHRSAENLHEEAKKILDEANNMSSALTEVTSGVEEVAASAQNISKITQDLTERSEAVTKAAREGTESVEGVNRVIEKLKSSTEKQRDYLKELVESAKTIGEIVDTISSIAEQTNLLALNAAIEAARAGEAGRGFAVVADEIRKLAEESQRATEDIAKMLSSLRGTIGHVEEGSKEMFESVDEIAVKGEEITKRFKEILGRIEEINSMI from the coding sequence GTGTCTCTCAAAGCGAAAGTGTTGTTTTTGATTGTAGTCGTAATACTGGGATTCCTCATTAGTTTTTCTCTCATTTACAAAGATGTATCCAGATCGATTATCAACTCTGTTAGAGTCAATGTGGAAAATCAAACTAGCGCTTTGGCAAAGTTTGTTTCAGAGAAATTAAACAACGTGTCAAATGTGACACGATCTGCGGCCGTTTATCTTGGTTCACAGTTCTTCGAAGCATTTATGATTACGAATCAGTTAAAATCAACCGTTGAGAAAGAAAAAAGCACTTTTTCTTTTGCATTCTCTGCATTGTCCTTTAACAAAAGCGCAGCTCTGACAGATGGAAACCTGGTTAATCGAGAGAACTTTTCCAAGTACGAAAAATACATAAAAGCTGTTGAGGGTAAAGACATTGTTTTAATACCAGAAACCTTCCAGGGAACACCCGTTCTGGTTGTGGTAGTTCCCATAGAAACGATGAACACAAGAACAGGTATCGTGGGTTTTGGTGTAAATCTTTCAGAAAATTCTGATCTTTGGCGCACTATAGTAGAAGAGGGGAAAGCGAGCAAAAGCGGCTACGGCATACTCGTGTTGGGGGATGGGAAAGTACTGATTCACAAAGACATGGGAAACTTCATGAAAGACGTGAAAGAACTTGGGGAATTCGAGAAAGCGTTCAATGAAGCAAAGAGTGGAGGAGAAAGGTACGTAGAGTACGAATACGACGGAGAGAAGAAATACACAGTTTGGGCAAAAGTACCTGGATACGACTTTTACATCTTCTCGACAGGATACCTGAGCGAACTACTTTCAGAAGGAAGGAAAGCGACCTTTGGAACGATAGTGACGTACGTGGTGTTTGGTGGCGTAATTTTTGGGGTGTTGTTTATTTCGATGATGCCGATAGTGAAGAGGATGAAACAGCAGGTAGAGAGGGTGAAGAGATTTGGAGAAGGGGATCTGACGGTAGAGTTTGAGGCGAAAGGAAAAGATGAACTCACCCAGGTAGAAGAGAGCTTGGAAGAAGCAGCAGCTTCCTTGAAAGAGATGATCACAAACATCATAGAGGCATCGAAACAGTTGAGTGAGGCATCAGAAGAGATAAAAACCCTCTCAGAAGAGAGCCACAGATCGGCAGAGAACCTTCATGAGGAGGCAAAGAAAATACTGGACGAGGCGAACAACATGAGCAGTGCACTCACAGAAGTGACGAGTGGGGTAGAGGAAGTGGCAGCGAGTGCACAGAACATCTCAAAGATCACCCAGGATCTGACGGAAAGGTCAGAAGCAGTGACGAAAGCGGCAAGAGAAGGAACAGAGAGCGTAGAAGGGGTAAATCGTGTGATAGAGAAGCTGAAGAGTTCAACGGAGAAACAGAGGGACTACCTGAAAGAACTTGTAGAGTCAGCAAAGACGATAGGGGAGATAGTGGACACGATCAGCTCGATAGCAGAGCAGACAAACCTTCTTGCACTGAACGCAGCGATAGAGGCGGCAAGGGCAGGAGAGGCAGGAAGGGGATTTGCAGTGGTTGCGGATGAGATCAGAAAACTTGCAGAAGAAAGTCAGAGAGCAACAGAAGACATAGCGAAGATGCTGAGCAGTTTGAGGGGGACGATAGGGCACGTGGAGGAAGGGTCAAAAGAAATGTTCGAGAGTGTTGATGAGATAGCGGTGAAGGGAGAAGAGATCACAAAGAGGTTCAAAGAGATCCTTGGAAGGATAGAGGAGATCAACAGCATGATAGA